In Deltaproteobacteria bacterium, a single genomic region encodes these proteins:
- a CDS encoding GHKL domain-containing protein, protein MAGIRRGLPLWAANLFVFSLLFCVVTAYFLWQVHQAKEDFLSHVREHAVLMAEVIQLSARGGVLSKQAAEEILESFLRNTARFVDYLDKVEPFTAEELTAFSQEAGLTGIGIHRGPGEYVEGPPEWLPNHDSARSPAPGLRHLPKEGLYLFSGADQGAPGRVMVGMSDAQVRTIQEHLGLDNVIRTLAGIPRIGYVRMKTAPGAVMGSPETAFVIMKEEGGRRVAEARVPMDGAEIAVALDAGYLDRSIGRLWRDFFIFSAALASLGIVLSLILYRRQAAHIAQVKEFDRQLALERENASLGRSAAAIAHEVRNPLNVLGMGLQRLLIEADELSDDHRHLVDLMLDAVKRANTSVEGLLRYARPQRPLKKAMRLDLLVEDMLLLYAHRCEASGIEVSRQISFRRSIPGDPGLLGQVAENLLKNAIEAQTGGGVIHVEVSPGQDQGVCLKVTNRGFSLEPEAAERILEPYFTTKADGTGLGLTISRRIVEAHGGRMTVQVHEPGTVEISVWLPAARAGRGTTGEKSTDGGASE, encoded by the coding sequence ATGGCAGGAATTAGACGCGGTCTCCCCCTCTGGGCAGCCAACCTGTTTGTCTTCTCGCTTCTTTTCTGTGTTGTGACGGCCTATTTCCTGTGGCAGGTCCACCAGGCCAAGGAGGACTTCCTGTCACACGTGCGCGAACATGCGGTCCTGATGGCAGAAGTGATTCAACTGAGCGCCCGGGGAGGCGTCCTCTCCAAACAGGCGGCAGAGGAAATCCTCGAGTCTTTTTTGCGTAACACGGCCCGTTTTGTGGACTATTTGGACAAGGTGGAGCCGTTTACGGCAGAAGAACTGACCGCCTTTTCGCAAGAGGCCGGACTCACGGGGATCGGCATCCACCGAGGACCCGGAGAATATGTGGAAGGCCCGCCGGAGTGGCTCCCAAACCACGATTCGGCCCGGTCTCCTGCTCCGGGGCTTCGACACCTGCCGAAAGAAGGGCTGTATCTTTTTTCAGGGGCTGATCAGGGGGCTCCGGGCCGGGTGATGGTGGGCATGAGCGATGCGCAGGTCCGGACCATTCAGGAGCACCTGGGATTAGACAATGTGATCCGGACCCTTGCGGGGATTCCCCGAATAGGCTATGTGCGAATGAAGACGGCCCCGGGCGCGGTAATGGGGTCCCCGGAGACGGCTTTCGTGATCATGAAAGAGGAGGGCGGCCGCAGGGTTGCCGAGGCCCGGGTCCCCATGGATGGAGCGGAGATTGCCGTAGCCCTGGACGCCGGATATCTGGACCGCTCCATTGGACGTCTGTGGCGCGATTTCTTCATCTTTAGCGCGGCCCTTGCATCTCTCGGCATCGTCCTGTCGCTGATCCTCTACAGGCGCCAGGCTGCCCACATTGCCCAGGTCAAGGAGTTTGACAGGCAACTGGCCCTGGAGCGGGAAAACGCCTCATTGGGCCGCTCCGCAGCCGCTATTGCCCACGAGGTCCGAAATCCCCTAAATGTCTTGGGCATGGGCCTCCAGAGGCTCCTGATAGAGGCTGACGAGCTGAGCGATGATCACCGCCACCTTGTTGATTTAATGCTCGATGCGGTAAAACGCGCCAACACCAGCGTGGAGGGACTTCTGAGATATGCCCGCCCCCAGAGGCCATTGAAAAAAGCCATGCGCCTCGATCTGTTGGTCGAGGACATGCTCCTTCTGTACGCCCACCGCTGCGAGGCGTCGGGTATAGAGGTGTCCCGGCAGATCAGCTTCCGAAGGTCGATTCCGGGAGATCCCGGCCTCCTGGGGCAGGTGGCGGAGAACCTCCTGAAGAACGCCATCGAGGCTCAAACCGGCGGGGGGGTTATCCACGTGGAGGTGTCCCCCGGACAGGACCAGGGGGTCTGCCTGAAGGTGACCAACAGGGGCTTTTCCCTGGAACCGGAAGCCGCGGAACGTATTCTGGAACCTTATTTTACCACCAAGGCGGATGGGACGGGTCTGGGCCTGACCATATCCCGAAGGATCGTGGAGGCCCACGGGGGCCGGATGACGGTCCAGGTCCATGAGCCCGGGACCGTGGAGATCTCGGTCTGGCTCCCCGCTGCCAGGGCCGGAAGAGGGACAACAGGAGAAAAGAGCACAGATGGAGGGGCCTCTGAATGA